From the bacterium genome, one window contains:
- the dacB gene encoding D-alanyl-D-alanine carboxypeptidase/D-alanyl-D-alanine-endopeptidase, translating into MPEKIKKNALTKFATKKIRIRLLNWTSIRRLIREKLLMKYIFAILLAIPLSVSSQDFYSKQKLDSITSAIDAVFAERLFKDSKVGFIAKSLRSGQILYEKNSETLLSSASCMKLVTTAAALDRWGSNYQFRTGFYTDGNFSKGIVDSNLYVKGYGDPYFTSEILLRTVYHLKAMGLSEIKGNIIADESYLQDTPNAETNDRAYSAFGSALGFNFNSVAIYVQPGQKIGDSALVFTEPISSLFRIINYAKTTDSSESVGISNYSVSAKYDHEKITLSVYGSIGMGQPETVIYKRINNPAMYVGTIIKEAFELYGIHVRGRVIAGITPENVKTIADPPSYDLSYIIAGINKWSNNYAATQLLMIMGAQEFGPPGTDEKGIRAMKPFLEKVGIRRQEIAIVDGSGLDVGNKITPAALVRLLEYMHRDFSSPEYLSSFSIAGVDGTERKRFNKNGGPSKRSRLKIGYLHGYSGLAGYIENKQGDRIAFCLLTNGFPKGYYESVKYLEDKICTILSNY; encoded by the coding sequence TGATGAAATATATATTTGCCATTCTTCTGGCGATCCCCCTTTCTGTTTCTTCGCAAGATTTTTATTCAAAACAAAAATTGGATTCCATTACTTCCGCTATTGACGCTGTTTTCGCCGAACGCCTTTTTAAGGATTCAAAAGTCGGGTTCATTGCAAAATCGCTGCGCAGCGGCCAAATTCTGTATGAAAAAAATTCCGAAACTCTCCTGAGTTCCGCCTCCTGTATGAAATTAGTTACGACCGCAGCCGCACTCGATCGCTGGGGAAGCAACTATCAATTTCGAACCGGATTTTACACGGACGGTAATTTCTCAAAGGGCATCGTCGACAGCAATTTATACGTCAAAGGTTACGGCGATCCTTATTTCACTTCTGAAATACTTTTGCGAACGGTTTATCACCTGAAAGCCATGGGCCTCAGCGAGATTAAAGGCAATATTATTGCAGATGAGTCGTATCTTCAGGACACGCCTAACGCAGAAACAAATGACCGCGCCTATTCAGCATTCGGCAGCGCGCTGGGATTTAATTTTAATTCCGTTGCCATTTATGTTCAGCCCGGTCAAAAAATAGGAGATTCTGCGCTCGTTTTCACAGAACCGATTTCATCGCTTTTTCGCATCATCAATTACGCCAAAACAACGGATTCGTCCGAAAGTGTTGGTATAAGCAATTACTCCGTCTCGGCTAAGTACGACCATGAGAAAATAACTCTTTCCGTCTACGGATCCATCGGAATGGGACAACCGGAAACCGTGATATACAAACGTATCAATAACCCAGCAATGTATGTTGGAACGATCATCAAAGAAGCGTTTGAATTATACGGCATTCATGTTCGCGGCCGGGTGATCGCAGGGATCACACCGGAAAATGTCAAAACGATTGCCGACCCCCCTTCGTACGACCTGTCGTATATTATCGCGGGAATCAACAAATGGAGTAATAATTATGCCGCGACACAACTGCTGATGATCATGGGCGCGCAGGAGTTTGGCCCGCCCGGAACCGACGAAAAGGGCATTCGGGCGATGAAGCCGTTCTTAGAAAAAGTCGGCATTCGCCGGCAAGAAATTGCAATAGTTGATGGGTCCGGTTTGGACGTTGGAAATAAAATAACGCCGGCCGCACTGGTGCGTCTATTGGAATACATGCACCGTGATTTTAGTTCACCCGAATACCTATCCTCTTTCAGTATCGCAGGGGTGGACGGAACGGAAAGGAAACGATTCAATAAAAACGGCGGGCCTTCCAAGCGAAGCCGTTTAAAGATCGGATATCTGCATGGCTACAGCGGACTTGCGGGGTATATCGAGAACAAACAAGGCGACCGCATTGCATTTTGCCTTCTTACCAACGGATTTCCGAAGGGATATTATGAATCTGTAAAGTATCTCGAAGACAAGATCTGCACTATTTTATCCAACTACTAA